From a region of the Salmo trutta chromosome 10, fSalTru1.1, whole genome shotgun sequence genome:
- the si:dkey-21c1.1 gene encoding protein FAM104A — translation MLTENRKRRRGGDNEGDQLNPQAKRSGGGQEGHVMESKLGQDVWDSESSSSDSSSGISSPERTTGGGSTYTKNRTSQGLLRPLPEDPSISSLSLYGNDTPYDHINSVLREAHFSSLQTRGQPGST, via the exons ATGTTGACAGAAAACAG GAAGCGGCGGCGTGGTGGAGACAATGAGGGGGACCAGCTGAACCCCCAGGCCAAAAGGTCAGGAGGGGGGCAGGAGGGTCACGTCATGGAGTCCAAGCTGGGCCAAGACGTTTGGGACTCTGAg TCGTCCAGTAGTGACAGCAGTAGTGGTATCAGTAGTCCTGAGAGGACAACGGGAGGAGGCAGCACATATACGAAGAACCGCACGTCCCAGGGTCTCCTCAGACCCTTGCCAGAAGACCCTTCCATTTCCTCGTTGAGTCTTTATGGCAACGACACCCCCTATGACCACATCAACAGTGTCCTGAGGGAGGCCCACTTCAGCAGTCTGCAGACCAGAGGTCAACCAGGATCTACGTGA
- the amz2 gene encoding archaemetzincin-2 gives MVTHEIGQIFGVKQCQWLQCVMQGSNHLEESDTQPLDPCPLCLCKALLRWMEEGAASHGHLTVSQSDSEPHCPKPTMVFQTSRQWQIYL, from the exons ATGGTCACCCATGAGATAGGGCAAATCTTTGGGGTGAAGCAATGCCAGTGGCTGCAGTGTGTCATGCAGGGCTCCAACCACCTGGAGGAGTCAGACACCCAGCCCCTGGACCCCTGCCCGCTCTGCCTCTGCAAG GCCTTGCTGcgatggatggaggagggagcAGCTAGCCATGGACACCTCACTGTCTCCCAGTCTGACTCTGAGCCCCATTGTCCCAAACCCACCATGGTCTTCCAGACCTCCAGACAGTGGCAGATTTACCTCTAG
- the LOC115201400 gene encoding monocarboxylate transporter 7 isoform X2, giving the protein MTVWGSRVKRYMGPNVYTAPPDGGWGWVVAVSFFLVEVFTYGVIKSLGIFLQDLMGEFGESNSRVSWIISICVFTMTFTAPLASIMTNRFGFRPVVMIGGLLVSIGTIASGFTNSINEMYITIGLVAGLGYCLTFLPTVTLLSQYFSQRRSLVTAVASTGESFSVFALAPAFSALRDCIGWRYTLVVIGALQGIIIICGVLLRPIFIRPGPATETETGGLADQELKALDTLNTQEESYTKERLYTKDSSYAKDSSYTLQSSYSQENKLTHCYSLSSGESEDSGVQSLHHQVLDDGSKAGEEIPLKGKEEKGEKGGKERREKEASSQLCLGSKKEMEKDEEQTPTVSAQKPKLLDFSVLREGSFICYALFGLFATLGFFAPQLYIIELSVSRGVERDRATYMLSTMAVAEIFGRISIGWVLGRKLFRGRKPLVLLGCVVLLCLVLVAFTLVWEFWGLAMCCGFYGFFMGTVSSTHIPMLAEKDVVGIERMASAAGVYVFIQSFAGLAGPPLGGVLVDLTQNYGSAFYSCAVGMGLGAVFLGLVRPAKRGLPCCSKRGPQNCPEPLQVGPGNPVPQREGKEAQDRDSLQDFLEVDLDLDQKQEIITEKGQLMTIFT; this is encoded by the exons ATGACAGTGTGGGGGTCCAGAGTGAAGCGCTACATGGGGCCTAACGTCTACACGGCTCCCCCAGATGGTGGCTGGGGCTGGGTGGTGGCGGTCTCCTTCTTCCTGGTGGAAGTGTTCACCTACGGAGTCATCAAGAGCTTGGGCATCTTCCTCCAGGACCTGATGGGGGAGTTCGGGGAGAGCAACAGCCGAGTGTCTTGGATCATCTCCATCTGCGTCTTCACAATGACTTTCACTG CTCCTCTTGCTTCTATAATGACCAACCGATTTGGGTTCCGGCCAGTTGTTATGATTGGTGGACTCCTCGTCTCCATAGGAACCATCGCCAGTGGCTTCACCAACTCCATCAACGAGATGTACATCACCATCGGACTCGTTGCAg GTCTGGGGTACTGTCTGACCTTCCTGCCCACCGTCACCCTACTGTCTCAGTACTTCTCCCAGCGACGCTCCCTGGTCACAGCTGTCGCCTCCACGGGAGAGTCCTTCTCTGTGTTCGCCCTCGCCCCAG CATTCTCTGCTCTGAGGGACTGTATCGGCTGGCGTTACACTCTGGTGGTGATCGGAGCTCTGCAGGGCATCATCATCATCTGTGGAGTTTTGCTAAGACCCATCTTCATCAGACCTGGACCAGCcacggagacagagacaggtgGACTGGCTGACCAAGAGCTGAAGGCTCTGGATACTCTGAACACACAGGAGGAGTCCTACACTAAGGAGAGATTGTACACTAAGGACAGTTCATATGCTAAGGATAGCTCTTACACACTGCAGAGTTCCTACTCTCAGGAGAACAAGCTGACTCATTGTTACTCCCTGAGCTCTGGAGAGTCTGAGGACTCTGGGGTCCAGTCCCTCCATCACCAGGTCCTGGATGATGGTAGCAAGGCAGGGGAGGAGATTCCTCTGAAGGGgaaagaggagaagggagaaaagggggggaaagagagaagagagaaggaggcgTCTTCACAGCTGTGCTTAGGAAGcaagaaggagatggagaaggaCGAGGAGCAGACACCGACAGTATCCGCCCAAAAGCCAAAACTCCTTGACTTCTCCGTGCTGAGAGAAGGCAGCTTCATTTGCTATGCTCTCTTCGGCCTCTTCGCCACATTGGGTTTCTTTGCCCCTCAGCTCTACATCATCGAGCTGAGCGTGAGCCGTGGCGTGGAGCGCGACCGTGCAACCTACATGCTTTCCACCATGGCGGTTGCAGAGATCTTTGGTCGCATCTCCATTGGTTGGGTGCTAGGCAGGAAGCTGTTTAGAGGCAGGAAGCCCTTGGTGCTGCTAGGATGTGTAGTCCTGCTGTGCCTGGTGCTGGTGGCCTTTACCCTGGTGTGGGAGTTCTGGGGTCTGGCGATGTGTTGTGGGTTCTATGGTTTTTTTATGGGCACTGTGTCATCAACGCATATACCCATGCTGGCAGAGAAAGATGTGGTGGGCATAGAGAGGATGGCGTCAGCCGCGGGAGTCTATGTCTTTATACAGAGCTTCGCTGGGCTGGCCGGACCACCTCTAGGAG GTGTTCTGGTGGACCTGACTCAGAACTACGGCTCAGCTTTCTACTCGTGTGCGGTGGGTATGGGTTTGGGAGCTGTGTTCCTGGGACTGGTACGACCAGCCAAGAGAGGCTTGCCCTGCTGCAGCAAGAGAGGGCCTCAAAATTGCCCAGAACCCCTGCAGGTGGGGCCAGGGAACCCTGTACCTCAGCGAGAGGGGAAGGAGGCCCAGGACAGAGACAGTCTTCAGGACTTCCTAGAAGTTGACCTTGATTTGGACCAGAAACAGGAAATCATTACTGAAAAAGGCCAACTGATGACAATCTTTACTTGA
- the LOC115201400 gene encoding monocarboxylate transporter 7 isoform X1: protein MAETQPGDLLSPVVIRDQSTKASSAPTMTVWGSRVKRYMGPNVYTAPPDGGWGWVVAVSFFLVEVFTYGVIKSLGIFLQDLMGEFGESNSRVSWIISICVFTMTFTAPLASIMTNRFGFRPVVMIGGLLVSIGTIASGFTNSINEMYITIGLVAGLGYCLTFLPTVTLLSQYFSQRRSLVTAVASTGESFSVFALAPAFSALRDCIGWRYTLVVIGALQGIIIICGVLLRPIFIRPGPATETETGGLADQELKALDTLNTQEESYTKERLYTKDSSYAKDSSYTLQSSYSQENKLTHCYSLSSGESEDSGVQSLHHQVLDDGSKAGEEIPLKGKEEKGEKGGKERREKEASSQLCLGSKKEMEKDEEQTPTVSAQKPKLLDFSVLREGSFICYALFGLFATLGFFAPQLYIIELSVSRGVERDRATYMLSTMAVAEIFGRISIGWVLGRKLFRGRKPLVLLGCVVLLCLVLVAFTLVWEFWGLAMCCGFYGFFMGTVSSTHIPMLAEKDVVGIERMASAAGVYVFIQSFAGLAGPPLGGVLVDLTQNYGSAFYSCAVGMGLGAVFLGLVRPAKRGLPCCSKRGPQNCPEPLQVGPGNPVPQREGKEAQDRDSLQDFLEVDLDLDQKQEIITEKGQLMTIFT, encoded by the exons ATGGCAGAGACCCAGCCTGGGGATTTGCTTTCACCGGTGGTTATTCGAGATCAGTCCACTAAAG CATCTTCTGCTCCAACTATGACAGTGTGGGGGTCCAGAGTGAAGCGCTACATGGGGCCTAACGTCTACACGGCTCCCCCAGATGGTGGCTGGGGCTGGGTGGTGGCGGTCTCCTTCTTCCTGGTGGAAGTGTTCACCTACGGAGTCATCAAGAGCTTGGGCATCTTCCTCCAGGACCTGATGGGGGAGTTCGGGGAGAGCAACAGCCGAGTGTCTTGGATCATCTCCATCTGCGTCTTCACAATGACTTTCACTG CTCCTCTTGCTTCTATAATGACCAACCGATTTGGGTTCCGGCCAGTTGTTATGATTGGTGGACTCCTCGTCTCCATAGGAACCATCGCCAGTGGCTTCACCAACTCCATCAACGAGATGTACATCACCATCGGACTCGTTGCAg GTCTGGGGTACTGTCTGACCTTCCTGCCCACCGTCACCCTACTGTCTCAGTACTTCTCCCAGCGACGCTCCCTGGTCACAGCTGTCGCCTCCACGGGAGAGTCCTTCTCTGTGTTCGCCCTCGCCCCAG CATTCTCTGCTCTGAGGGACTGTATCGGCTGGCGTTACACTCTGGTGGTGATCGGAGCTCTGCAGGGCATCATCATCATCTGTGGAGTTTTGCTAAGACCCATCTTCATCAGACCTGGACCAGCcacggagacagagacaggtgGACTGGCTGACCAAGAGCTGAAGGCTCTGGATACTCTGAACACACAGGAGGAGTCCTACACTAAGGAGAGATTGTACACTAAGGACAGTTCATATGCTAAGGATAGCTCTTACACACTGCAGAGTTCCTACTCTCAGGAGAACAAGCTGACTCATTGTTACTCCCTGAGCTCTGGAGAGTCTGAGGACTCTGGGGTCCAGTCCCTCCATCACCAGGTCCTGGATGATGGTAGCAAGGCAGGGGAGGAGATTCCTCTGAAGGGgaaagaggagaagggagaaaagggggggaaagagagaagagagaaggaggcgTCTTCACAGCTGTGCTTAGGAAGcaagaaggagatggagaaggaCGAGGAGCAGACACCGACAGTATCCGCCCAAAAGCCAAAACTCCTTGACTTCTCCGTGCTGAGAGAAGGCAGCTTCATTTGCTATGCTCTCTTCGGCCTCTTCGCCACATTGGGTTTCTTTGCCCCTCAGCTCTACATCATCGAGCTGAGCGTGAGCCGTGGCGTGGAGCGCGACCGTGCAACCTACATGCTTTCCACCATGGCGGTTGCAGAGATCTTTGGTCGCATCTCCATTGGTTGGGTGCTAGGCAGGAAGCTGTTTAGAGGCAGGAAGCCCTTGGTGCTGCTAGGATGTGTAGTCCTGCTGTGCCTGGTGCTGGTGGCCTTTACCCTGGTGTGGGAGTTCTGGGGTCTGGCGATGTGTTGTGGGTTCTATGGTTTTTTTATGGGCACTGTGTCATCAACGCATATACCCATGCTGGCAGAGAAAGATGTGGTGGGCATAGAGAGGATGGCGTCAGCCGCGGGAGTCTATGTCTTTATACAGAGCTTCGCTGGGCTGGCCGGACCACCTCTAGGAG GTGTTCTGGTGGACCTGACTCAGAACTACGGCTCAGCTTTCTACTCGTGTGCGGTGGGTATGGGTTTGGGAGCTGTGTTCCTGGGACTGGTACGACCAGCCAAGAGAGGCTTGCCCTGCTGCAGCAAGAGAGGGCCTCAAAATTGCCCAGAACCCCTGCAGGTGGGGCCAGGGAACCCTGTACCTCAGCGAGAGGGGAAGGAGGCCCAGGACAGAGACAGTCTTCAGGACTTCCTAGAAGTTGACCTTGATTTGGACCAGAAACAGGAAATCATTACTGAAAAAGGCCAACTGATGACAATCTTTACTTGA
- the arsg gene encoding arylsulfatase G, whose product MAGSVFLLLLAGTLLCGLLFHTVSQNEAGDRTRSRRPNFIIILADDIGWGDLGANQQAGQRSSLTPHLDLMAQQGMRLTDFHSPASTCSPSRAALLTGRHGLRNGVTHNFAVGSVGGLPLSETTLAEILHQGGYYTAMIGKWHLGHNDPYSPTNRGFDYYLGIPYSNDMGCTDLPGYDLPSCPPCHPGPQILHNRLKRSGYSSCYTKVALPLFENRTIVEQPLDLWRLTQRYTSTALNVIHTARERGQPFLLYVALAHMHVPLSPPSYAPNPSEGGVYAASLREMDGLVGAIKNASDASDKNTLIWFTGDNGPWEQKCQYAGSVGPFLGKWQTSRGGGSAKRTTWEGGHRVPTVSYWPGRVPANSTSSALLSGLDIFPTLLSLAGVNPPSDRRYDGIDATDVLLHGKETGNEFLFHPNSGAAGKYGDLQTVRLGRHKAFYITGAAEACGGSTGRQELHDPPMIFDLSVDKGEERPLDPTTEEYKKVDERVRRWREALLYDIATDQSVSTADYATDQSAAPCCDPRHTACRCHTLG is encoded by the exons ATGGCAGGGAGTGTCTTCCTGCTCCTATTAGCTGGGACACTGCTCTGTGGGCTACTGTTCCACACAGTGAGCCAGAATGAAGCTGGGGACAGGACCCGCAGCAGGAGACCCAACTTCATCATCATTCTGGCAGATGATATTGGATGGGGAGACCTAGGAGCCAACCAGCAGGCGGGTCAGAGGTCAAGCCTAACCCCTCATCTGGATCTGATGGCCCAGCAAGGAATGAG GTTGACAGACTTCCACTCCCCAGCCTCCACCTGCTCCCCGTCCCGTGCTGCTCTCCTCACAGGCCGACACGGCCTGAGGAACGGGGTCACACATAACTTCGCTGTGGGGTCCGTGGGGGGGCTACCCCTCTCTGAGACCACCCTGGCCGAGATACTGCACCAGGGTGGATACTACACAGCCATGATCG GTAAATGGCATCTAGGGCACAATGATCCGTACAGTCCCACCAACAGAG GTTTCGACTACTACCTGGGGATCCCATACAGTAATGATATGGGCTGTACAGACCTGCCTGGTTACGAcctgccctcctgccctccctgtCACCCCGGACCACAGATACTACACAACAG ATTGAAGAGGAGTGGTTACAGCAGCTGTTACACCAAAGTGGCTCTGCCTCTGTTTGAGAACCGGACCATTGTAGAGCAGCCTCTGGACCTGTGGAGGCTAACACAGCGATACACATCCACTGCACTCAATGTCATACACACAGCCAG GGAACGGGGACAACCTTTTCTGCTCTATGTAGCTCTGGCACACATGCACGTCCCCCTGTCCCCCCCTTCCTACGCCCCCAACCCCTCAGAAGGCGGTGTGTACGCTGCCAGTCTGCGGGAGATGGACGGTCTGGTGGGGGCAATAAAGAATGCCTCTGATGCCTCAGACAAGAACACTCTCATCTGGTTCACTG GTGATAATGGCCCCTGGGAGCAAAAGTGCCAGTATGCAGGAAGTGTGGGTCCTTTCCTGGGGAAGTGGCAGACCAGCAGAG GTGGGGGCTCTGCCAAGCGGACCACTTGGGAGGGGGGTCACAGGGTGCCCACAGTGTCCTACTGGCCTGGCAGAGTACCAGCCAACAGCACCAGCTCTGCCCTGCTCAG TGGTCTGGATATCttccccaccctcctctccctagCTGGAGTGAACCCCCCATCAGACAGACGCTATGACGGTATCGACGCCACAGACGTCCTCCTACACGGCAAAGAAACAGGAAATGAG TTCCTCTTCCACCCCAACAGTGGCGCTGCAGGGAAGTATGGGGACCTGCAGACCGTCAGACTGGGGCGCCACAAGGCCTTCTACATCACGG GTGCGGCTGAGGCGTGTGGGGGGTCTACAGGGAGGCAGGAGCTCCACGACCCCCCTATGATATTTGACCTGTCTGTCGACAAGGGCGAGGAGAGACCCCTGGACCCCACCACGGAGGAGTACAAGAAGGTGGATGAGAgggtgaggaggtggagggaggcgCTGCTCTATGACATTGCCACTGACCAATCAGTGTCCACGGCCGACTACGCCACAGACCAATCAGCAGCCCCCTGCTGTGACCCCCGGCACACAGCCTGCCGCTGCCACACCCTGGGCTGA
- the LOC115201407 gene encoding WD repeat domain phosphoinositide-interacting protein 1 isoform X2, whose translation MEDRETFDGPGGPQDLISSSFNQDTTSLSVGTKSGYRLFSVTSVDKMDCIHAGAECPDVCIVERLFSSSLVVVVSLSMPRRMNVYHFKRGTEICNYSYSNNILSVRLNRQRLVVCLEESVYIHNIKDMKLLKTLLNIPHNPSGLCALSVNHANSYLAYPGSQTIGEIMVYDANNLRTVTMIPAHDSPLAALTFNTSGTKLASASERGTVIRVFTIPEGQRLFEFRRGMKRYVSISSLSFSSDAQFLCASSNTETVHIFKLEHHNPSRAGESPTWGAYVGKMFTAASTYLPSQVSDMMHQDRAFATVRLNMFGLKNICALATIQKLPRLLVASSDGHIYIYNIDPQEGGECVLVRKHRLLEGDEEPQEEQQEEKELEDRRSLPPSNSPSYAATVVLPSTPPSSTTLTGYSDGGAEKGDVIPEHEFTKGPVCLDDENEFPPVSNQSN comes from the exons ATGGAGGACCGGGAGACATTCGACGGTCCAGGAGGGCCACAAGACTTGATCAGCTCCTCGTTCAACCAGGACACCAC GTCTCTATCAGTGGGCACTAAGTCAGGCTACAGACTCTTCTCTGTCACCTCGGTGGACAAGATGGACTGCATCCATGCAGGAG CGGAGTGTCCAGACGTGTGCATCGTGGAGCGGTTGTTCTCCAgcagtctggtggtggtggtcagtCTCTCCATGCCCCGACGTATGAACGTCTACCACTTCAAGAGGGGAACAGAGATCTGCAACTATAGCTACTCCAACAACATCCTCTCAGTCAGGCTCAACAGACAG AGGCTGGTAGTGTGTCTGGAGGAGTCAGTCTACATCCACAACATCAAAGACATGAAGCTGCTCAAGACGCTGCTCAACATACCACACAACCCCTCAG GTCTCTGTGCCCTCTCTGTGAACCATGCTAACTCCTACCTGGCGTACCCTGGCAGTCAGACCATCGGGGAGATCATGGTTTATGACGCCAACAACCTG AGGACGGTGACGATGATCCCAGCCCATGACAGTCCCCTGGCAGCTCTCACATTCAACACGTCAGGAACTAAACTGGCCAGCGCCTCTGAAAGG ggtaCAGTGATCCGAGTGTTCACCATCCCAGAGGGACAAAGACTGTTTGAGTTCCGCAGAGGGATGAAGAG GTACGTGAGTATCAGCTCGTTGTCCTTTAGTTCAGACGCCCAGTTCCTCTGTGCCTCCAGCAACACCGAAACGGTCCATATCTTCAAACTGGAACATCACAACCCCAG TCGAGCGGGGGAATCTCCTACGTGGGGTGCATACGTGGGGAAGATGTTCACAGCAGCCAGCACCTACCTTCCCTCCCAGGTCTCTGACATGATGCACCAGGACCGGGCCTTCGCCACCGTACGACTCAACATGTTCGGACTCAAGAACATCTGCGCCTTGGCCAC GATTCAGAAGCTGCCTCGTCTGCTGGTGGCGTCATCAGATGGACATATCTACATCTATAACATCGACccacaggagggaggagagtgtgTGTTGGTCAGGAAACATAG ACTATTGGAAGGAGATGAGGAGCCACAGGAAGAACAACAGGAAGAGAAGGAGCTTGAGGATAGAAGGTCCCTCCCACCGTCAAACAGCCCATCATACGCTGCCACTGTGGTTCTCCCCTCGACCCCACCCTCTTCTACCACTCTCACAG GCTACTCAGACGGAGGGGCTGAGAAAGGTGATGTGATCCCTGAACATGAGTTTACCAAGGGACCCGTCTGTCTGGATGACGAGAACGAGTTTCCTCCAGTCAGCAACCAGAGCAACTGA
- the LOC115201407 gene encoding WD repeat domain phosphoinositide-interacting protein 1 isoform X3 has protein sequence MVCSRNMLLSLSVGTKSGYRLFSVTSVDKMDCIHAGAECPDVCIVERLFSSSLVVVVSLSMPRRMNVYHFKRGTEICNYSYSNNILSVRLNRQRLVVCLEESVYIHNIKDMKLLKTLLNIPHNPSGLCALSVNHANSYLAYPGSQTIGEIMVYDANNLRTVTMIPAHDSPLAALTFNTSGTKLASASERGTVIRVFTIPEGQRLFEFRRGMKRYVSISSLSFSSDAQFLCASSNTETVHIFKLEHHNPSRAGESPTWGAYVGKMFTAASTYLPSQVSDMMHQDRAFATVRLNMFGLKNICALATIQKLPRLLVASSDGHIYIYNIDPQEGGECVLVRKHRLLEGDEEPQEEQQEEKELEDRRSLPPSNSPSYAATVVLPSTPPSSTTLTGYSDGGAEKGDVIPEHEFTKGPVCLDDENEFPPVSNQSN, from the exons ATGGTCTGTAGCAGAAATATGTTACT GTCTCTATCAGTGGGCACTAAGTCAGGCTACAGACTCTTCTCTGTCACCTCGGTGGACAAGATGGACTGCATCCATGCAGGAG CGGAGTGTCCAGACGTGTGCATCGTGGAGCGGTTGTTCTCCAgcagtctggtggtggtggtcagtCTCTCCATGCCCCGACGTATGAACGTCTACCACTTCAAGAGGGGAACAGAGATCTGCAACTATAGCTACTCCAACAACATCCTCTCAGTCAGGCTCAACAGACAG AGGCTGGTAGTGTGTCTGGAGGAGTCAGTCTACATCCACAACATCAAAGACATGAAGCTGCTCAAGACGCTGCTCAACATACCACACAACCCCTCAG GTCTCTGTGCCCTCTCTGTGAACCATGCTAACTCCTACCTGGCGTACCCTGGCAGTCAGACCATCGGGGAGATCATGGTTTATGACGCCAACAACCTG AGGACGGTGACGATGATCCCAGCCCATGACAGTCCCCTGGCAGCTCTCACATTCAACACGTCAGGAACTAAACTGGCCAGCGCCTCTGAAAGG ggtaCAGTGATCCGAGTGTTCACCATCCCAGAGGGACAAAGACTGTTTGAGTTCCGCAGAGGGATGAAGAG GTACGTGAGTATCAGCTCGTTGTCCTTTAGTTCAGACGCCCAGTTCCTCTGTGCCTCCAGCAACACCGAAACGGTCCATATCTTCAAACTGGAACATCACAACCCCAG TCGAGCGGGGGAATCTCCTACGTGGGGTGCATACGTGGGGAAGATGTTCACAGCAGCCAGCACCTACCTTCCCTCCCAGGTCTCTGACATGATGCACCAGGACCGGGCCTTCGCCACCGTACGACTCAACATGTTCGGACTCAAGAACATCTGCGCCTTGGCCAC GATTCAGAAGCTGCCTCGTCTGCTGGTGGCGTCATCAGATGGACATATCTACATCTATAACATCGACccacaggagggaggagagtgtgTGTTGGTCAGGAAACATAG ACTATTGGAAGGAGATGAGGAGCCACAGGAAGAACAACAGGAAGAGAAGGAGCTTGAGGATAGAAGGTCCCTCCCACCGTCAAACAGCCCATCATACGCTGCCACTGTGGTTCTCCCCTCGACCCCACCCTCTTCTACCACTCTCACAG GCTACTCAGACGGAGGGGCTGAGAAAGGTGATGTGATCCCTGAACATGAGTTTACCAAGGGACCCGTCTGTCTGGATGACGAGAACGAGTTTCCTCCAGTCAGCAACCAGAGCAACTGA
- the LOC115201407 gene encoding WD repeat domain phosphoinositide-interacting protein 1 isoform X1, giving the protein MIATLAANQRLMFFLWGVSTGNILIKVTLSWRDLRGYQNVKPGSLSVGTKSGYRLFSVTSVDKMDCIHAGAECPDVCIVERLFSSSLVVVVSLSMPRRMNVYHFKRGTEICNYSYSNNILSVRLNRQRLVVCLEESVYIHNIKDMKLLKTLLNIPHNPSGLCALSVNHANSYLAYPGSQTIGEIMVYDANNLRTVTMIPAHDSPLAALTFNTSGTKLASASERGTVIRVFTIPEGQRLFEFRRGMKRYVSISSLSFSSDAQFLCASSNTETVHIFKLEHHNPSRAGESPTWGAYVGKMFTAASTYLPSQVSDMMHQDRAFATVRLNMFGLKNICALATIQKLPRLLVASSDGHIYIYNIDPQEGGECVLVRKHRLLEGDEEPQEEQQEEKELEDRRSLPPSNSPSYAATVVLPSTPPSSTTLTGYSDGGAEKGDVIPEHEFTKGPVCLDDENEFPPVSNQSN; this is encoded by the exons atgatagccacattagcagctaatcagcgtttaatgttttttttatggggGGTAAGTACAGGCAATAtcttgataaaagtcaccttgtcctggAGAGATTTAcgtggttatcaaaatgtcaagccagg GTCTCTATCAGTGGGCACTAAGTCAGGCTACAGACTCTTCTCTGTCACCTCGGTGGACAAGATGGACTGCATCCATGCAGGAG CGGAGTGTCCAGACGTGTGCATCGTGGAGCGGTTGTTCTCCAgcagtctggtggtggtggtcagtCTCTCCATGCCCCGACGTATGAACGTCTACCACTTCAAGAGGGGAACAGAGATCTGCAACTATAGCTACTCCAACAACATCCTCTCAGTCAGGCTCAACAGACAG AGGCTGGTAGTGTGTCTGGAGGAGTCAGTCTACATCCACAACATCAAAGACATGAAGCTGCTCAAGACGCTGCTCAACATACCACACAACCCCTCAG GTCTCTGTGCCCTCTCTGTGAACCATGCTAACTCCTACCTGGCGTACCCTGGCAGTCAGACCATCGGGGAGATCATGGTTTATGACGCCAACAACCTG AGGACGGTGACGATGATCCCAGCCCATGACAGTCCCCTGGCAGCTCTCACATTCAACACGTCAGGAACTAAACTGGCCAGCGCCTCTGAAAGG ggtaCAGTGATCCGAGTGTTCACCATCCCAGAGGGACAAAGACTGTTTGAGTTCCGCAGAGGGATGAAGAG GTACGTGAGTATCAGCTCGTTGTCCTTTAGTTCAGACGCCCAGTTCCTCTGTGCCTCCAGCAACACCGAAACGGTCCATATCTTCAAACTGGAACATCACAACCCCAG TCGAGCGGGGGAATCTCCTACGTGGGGTGCATACGTGGGGAAGATGTTCACAGCAGCCAGCACCTACCTTCCCTCCCAGGTCTCTGACATGATGCACCAGGACCGGGCCTTCGCCACCGTACGACTCAACATGTTCGGACTCAAGAACATCTGCGCCTTGGCCAC GATTCAGAAGCTGCCTCGTCTGCTGGTGGCGTCATCAGATGGACATATCTACATCTATAACATCGACccacaggagggaggagagtgtgTGTTGGTCAGGAAACATAG ACTATTGGAAGGAGATGAGGAGCCACAGGAAGAACAACAGGAAGAGAAGGAGCTTGAGGATAGAAGGTCCCTCCCACCGTCAAACAGCCCATCATACGCTGCCACTGTGGTTCTCCCCTCGACCCCACCCTCTTCTACCACTCTCACAG GCTACTCAGACGGAGGGGCTGAGAAAGGTGATGTGATCCCTGAACATGAGTTTACCAAGGGACCCGTCTGTCTGGATGACGAGAACGAGTTTCCTCCAGTCAGCAACCAGAGCAACTGA